In Massilia violaceinigra, one DNA window encodes the following:
- a CDS encoding DHA2 family efflux MFS transporter permease subunit, with protein sequence MSSPTNTMTAGAMAAAPPISDKVDMRTWIAVAAGMLGAFMAILDIQITNSSLKDILGTLSATQEEGSWISTAYLCAEIVVIPMTALLARVFGMRMYMMGTTALFLVFSTLCGTAWNLESMIVFRMLQGFTGGALIPMAMTLVMAKLPPSRRSVGMAIFGLTATLAPAMGPTLGGYLSELYGWPSIFYINWVPGLLLIGGIWWGLDRDRGNLGLLAKADWLGIVMMAMGLGCLTIFLEEGNSKDWFDSSFIITFAALSLVGLVGWVTTSLTRADPFVNLRLYGQRNFIVATILSAVIGMGLYGSSFLLPLYLGQIAGYTPMQIGEVIMWAGLPQLFIMPFAAALSSKVDNRILCSIGLTLFGISCLMNSHMDATTGYDQLFWSQVVRALGQPFIMLTLSSFAMHKVAPADMSSASSLFNMTRNLGGSIGIAMLATTLTNREHFHSAIIGQSVTAMSAPVQQRLDQLTQAFTASGIDPATAANQALAVIDRLVRREAYVMAYNDGFVIMAVFLFACVGALLFADNVKAPSGPGAGAH encoded by the coding sequence ATGAGCAGCCCGACCAACACCATGACCGCCGGCGCAATGGCGGCAGCGCCGCCGATCTCCGACAAGGTCGACATGCGCACCTGGATCGCCGTCGCCGCCGGCATGCTGGGCGCCTTCATGGCGATCCTGGACATCCAGATCACCAACTCCTCGCTCAAGGACATCCTTGGCACCCTCTCGGCCACGCAGGAAGAGGGCTCGTGGATCTCGACCGCCTACCTGTGCGCCGAAATCGTCGTCATCCCTATGACCGCGCTGCTGGCGCGCGTGTTCGGCATGCGCATGTACATGATGGGCACGACGGCCCTGTTCCTCGTCTTCTCGACCCTGTGCGGCACCGCCTGGAACCTGGAAAGCATGATCGTGTTCCGCATGCTGCAGGGCTTTACCGGCGGCGCGTTGATTCCGATGGCGATGACGCTGGTGATGGCCAAGCTGCCGCCGTCGCGCCGTTCGGTCGGCATGGCCATTTTCGGCCTGACCGCGACCCTGGCGCCGGCCATGGGCCCGACCCTGGGCGGCTATCTGTCCGAGCTGTACGGCTGGCCATCGATCTTTTACATCAACTGGGTGCCGGGCCTCTTGCTGATCGGCGGTATCTGGTGGGGCCTGGACCGCGACCGCGGCAATCTTGGCCTGCTGGCGAAAGCCGACTGGCTCGGCATCGTCATGATGGCCATGGGCCTGGGCTGCCTGACCATCTTCCTGGAAGAAGGCAATTCGAAGGACTGGTTCGATTCGAGCTTCATCATCACCTTTGCCGCGCTGTCGCTGGTGGGCCTGGTGGGGTGGGTGACAACGAGCCTCACGCGCGCCGATCCGTTCGTGAACCTGCGCCTGTACGGCCAGCGCAACTTCATCGTCGCCACCATTTTGTCGGCGGTGATCGGCATGGGCCTGTATGGCTCCTCGTTCCTGCTGCCGCTGTACCTGGGCCAGATCGCCGGCTATACGCCGATGCAGATCGGTGAAGTGATCATGTGGGCCGGCCTGCCGCAACTGTTCATCATGCCGTTCGCCGCCGCGTTGTCGTCCAAGGTCGACAACCGCATCCTGTGCTCCATCGGCCTGACCCTGTTCGGCATCTCGTGCCTGATGAATTCGCACATGGATGCGACCACCGGATACGACCAGCTTTTCTGGTCTCAGGTCGTGCGCGCCCTGGGCCAGCCTTTCATCATGCTGACCTTGTCGAGCTTCGCGATGCATAAAGTCGCACCGGCCGATATGTCGTCGGCATCGAGCCTGTTCAACATGACGCGTAACCTGGGCGGCTCGATCGGCATCGCCATGCTGGCCACCACGCTCACCAACCGCGAGCACTTTCATTCCGCGATCATCGGCCAGTCGGTCACGGCGATGTCGGCCCCGGTGCAGCAACGGCTGGACCAGCTGACCCAGGCCTTCACGGCCAGCGGCATCGATCCCGCCACCGCCGCCAACCAGGCGCTGGCCGTGATCGACCGCCTGGTGCGGCGCGAAGCCTATGTCATGGCCTATAACGATGGCTTTGTCATCATGGCCGTATTCCTGTTCGCTTGCGTCGGCGCGCTGCTGTTCGCCGACAACGTCAAAGCCCCGTCCGGTCCCGGCGCGGGCGCTCATTAA
- a CDS encoding HDOD domain-containing protein — protein sequence MNRLEAFGYIAAQAARGEITLPTSVNAALRLQLALDNPDCHIEDAIKLVLGEPQLAARTVALANSAAFNRNGDAPITNVRAAVMRVGYRSLQTLVASLVVRQFGMRIVDPVLRAKAEQLWEHTAHVAALAQVLARRVTFVNPDTAMFAAIVHEVGGFYLLSRADEFPGLLDDDPEKWAELCEEVVSREVLKKLAIPETVTQAILALRDGWLTMPPGTLLDTLLLANQFAPVRSPLGVPEEPLPEHADSVLDFVIDNDTLQSILDESADEVKSMSAALLV from the coding sequence GTGAACAGACTAGAAGCCTTTGGATATATTGCCGCGCAAGCCGCACGCGGGGAAATCACCCTCCCCACCAGCGTGAATGCCGCCTTGCGCCTGCAACTCGCACTCGACAATCCCGATTGCCATATTGAAGACGCCATCAAGCTGGTGCTGGGGGAGCCGCAACTGGCCGCGCGCACCGTCGCGCTGGCCAACTCGGCCGCTTTCAACCGCAATGGCGACGCCCCGATCACGAACGTGCGCGCGGCCGTCATGCGGGTGGGCTACCGCAGCTTGCAGACCCTGGTCGCCAGCCTCGTGGTGCGCCAGTTCGGCATGCGCATCGTCGATCCGGTGCTGCGCGCCAAGGCCGAGCAACTGTGGGAGCATACCGCCCACGTGGCGGCGCTGGCCCAGGTGCTGGCGCGGCGCGTTACCTTCGTCAATCCCGATACCGCCATGTTCGCGGCCATCGTGCACGAGGTGGGCGGCTTTTACCTGCTCTCGCGCGCCGATGAATTCCCCGGCCTGCTCGACGACGATCCCGAAAAATGGGCGGAGTTGTGCGAGGAAGTGGTCAGCCGCGAAGTGCTGAAAAAACTCGCCATTCCCGAGACCGTCACCCAGGCCATCCTGGCCCTGCGCGATGGCTGGCTCACCATGCCGCCGGGGACCCTGCTCGACACCCTGCTGCTGGCCAATCAGTTCGCACCCGTGCGCTCGCCGCTGGGCGTGCCGGAAGAGCCGCTGCCGGAGCATGCCGATTCGGTGCTCGACTTCGTCATCGACAACGATACGCTGCAATCGATCCTCGACGAGTCGGCCGACGAAGTCAAATCGATGAGCGCCGCGCTGCTGGTCTAA
- a CDS encoding efflux transporter outer membrane subunit, with protein sequence MKPLILCALLALSGCATIGTDFVEPVAAANPAWRHAGADNLASARLPASWWTVFGDTILNDLEQRAVRDNPGVKASAQRLLQAQAQMGNLRAAQSPSVNLTTSAANSRTSAETSQSLALGGRSIEGSNYFVGASLSYELDLWGRVKRVVEAADAQALAAQDDRDGVILLLSAQVASTYWQLRGMDAEMAILKNALATRGESQQLIEARFDAGLSNELDVSRARIERANAEADLHEVQRQRNLLEHSLATLVGVSPSSPLIAAAKVDLPAPPAIPVGLPASLLAQRPDLASSVATLRAANAQVAVSEGAFYPSLTLTGNFGFASESLSTLTNSGARQFSIGPLALSLPLFDGGRNKANLAMSQARYAEARANHETRLLTALREVEDALSDVQQRQRQGEVQAQSQQAAARAYLVAQARYERGLSTYLDVTDAQRSSLNADRAAAQIRTQRLLASVAVARSLGGGWTQQTAEATIAQTSR encoded by the coding sequence TTGAAGCCACTGATCCTGTGCGCGCTGCTGGCGCTGTCCGGCTGCGCCACCATCGGCACCGATTTCGTCGAACCTGTCGCCGCGGCCAACCCGGCATGGCGCCACGCCGGCGCCGACAACCTGGCCAGCGCGCGTCTGCCGGCGAGCTGGTGGACCGTGTTCGGCGACACGATCCTGAACGACCTTGAGCAGCGCGCCGTGCGCGACAACCCGGGCGTGAAAGCCAGCGCGCAGCGCCTGCTGCAGGCGCAGGCGCAAATGGGCAACCTGCGCGCCGCGCAGTCGCCGAGCGTCAACCTCACCACCTCGGCCGCCAATTCGCGCACCTCCGCCGAAACCTCGCAAAGCCTGGCCCTGGGCGGGCGCTCGATCGAAGGGAGTAACTACTTCGTCGGCGCCTCGCTGTCGTATGAGCTGGACCTGTGGGGCCGCGTCAAGCGCGTGGTGGAAGCGGCCGATGCCCAGGCCCTGGCCGCGCAGGACGACCGCGATGGCGTGATCCTGCTGCTGTCGGCGCAGGTGGCCAGCACCTACTGGCAGCTGCGCGGCATGGATGCCGAAATGGCCATCCTCAAGAATGCACTGGCAACCCGCGGCGAATCGCAGCAGCTCATTGAAGCGCGTTTCGACGCCGGCCTGTCGAACGAACTCGATGTCTCGCGTGCCCGCATCGAGCGCGCCAACGCCGAAGCGGACCTGCACGAAGTGCAGCGTCAGCGCAACCTGCTCGAACACAGCCTGGCCACCCTGGTGGGCGTGTCGCCGTCGTCGCCGCTGATCGCCGCCGCCAAGGTGGACCTGCCGGCGCCGCCGGCCATTCCGGTCGGCCTGCCGGCCAGCCTGCTGGCGCAGCGGCCCGACCTGGCGTCGAGCGTGGCGACCCTGCGCGCGGCCAATGCACAGGTGGCGGTGTCGGAAGGCGCGTTTTATCCTTCCTTGACCCTGACCGGCAATTTCGGTTTCGCATCCGAGAGTCTGAGCACTCTGACCAATAGCGGCGCGCGCCAGTTTTCCATCGGCCCGCTGGCCTTGTCGCTGCCGCTCTTCGATGGTGGCCGCAACAAAGCCAATCTGGCGATGTCGCAGGCACGCTACGCCGAAGCGCGCGCCAACCATGAAACCAGGCTGCTGACGGCTTTGCGCGAAGTGGAAGATGCGCTGTCGGACGTGCAGCAGCGTCAGCGCCAGGGCGAAGTGCAGGCCCAGTCGCAGCAGGCCGCGGCGCGCGCCTATCTGGTGGCGCAGGCACGCTATGAGCGTGGCCTGTCGACCTATCTGGACGTGACCGACGCCCAGCGCAGTTCGCTCAATGCCGACCGCGCCGCGGCGCAAATCCGCACCCAGCGCCTGCTGGCCAGCGTGGCGGTGGCGCGTTCGCTCGGTGGCGGCTGGACCCAGCAAACGGCCGAAGCGACCATCGCCCAGACGTCGCGTTAA
- a CDS encoding HlyD family secretion protein: MSQAQAKAEPQALAVVPPVAAPAATPPNWRVRGILALIALVAVGAGGRMWYRSSHFVETENAYVSGHVHPVSARIAGVVTKVLVEDNQSVKAGDVIAELDPADQRVKVEQIQAQIASAQQQVLQADAQVEQVRAQAAAASAQVLQSEAQLVRARQDAERFGQLYNAQMKAVSKAELDAANAGRAGAVADVSARRGTVVAAQAQITAAGAARDVVKAQIKVLQTQLKDAQQQLAYNRIVAPVEGRLGRRSVEVGARVQPGQQLAAIVQDDVWITANFKETQLAGLQPGQSVHVVIDAMPKHPLVGRIDSFSPASGNQFALLPADNATGNFTKIVQRVPVKIVLRAEDVKALRGRLVPGMSALAEVELGQAAPATTTATAPAAPAAH; the protein is encoded by the coding sequence ATGTCGCAAGCACAAGCCAAGGCCGAGCCACAAGCCCTCGCCGTTGTTCCACCCGTCGCGGCGCCCGCCGCGACCCCGCCCAACTGGCGCGTGCGCGGCATTCTGGCCCTGATCGCCCTGGTGGCAGTCGGCGCGGGCGGGCGCATGTGGTACCGCAGCTCCCATTTCGTCGAGACCGAGAACGCCTATGTGTCCGGTCACGTGCATCCGGTTTCGGCGCGCATTGCGGGCGTGGTGACCAAGGTGCTGGTGGAAGATAACCAGAGCGTCAAGGCGGGCGACGTGATCGCCGAACTCGATCCGGCCGACCAGCGCGTCAAGGTCGAACAGATCCAGGCGCAGATCGCCAGCGCCCAGCAGCAGGTACTGCAGGCCGACGCCCAGGTCGAACAGGTGCGCGCGCAGGCCGCCGCCGCCTCGGCCCAGGTACTGCAATCGGAAGCGCAGCTGGTGCGCGCCAGGCAGGACGCCGAGCGTTTCGGCCAGTTGTATAACGCGCAGATGAAGGCCGTGTCGAAAGCGGAACTCGACGCCGCCAACGCCGGCCGCGCCGGCGCCGTCGCCGACGTGTCGGCACGCCGCGGCACCGTGGTCGCGGCCCAAGCCCAGATCACCGCCGCCGGCGCCGCGCGCGACGTCGTCAAGGCCCAGATCAAGGTCCTGCAAACCCAGTTGAAGGACGCCCAGCAGCAGCTGGCCTACAACCGCATCGTGGCGCCCGTCGAAGGCCGCCTTGGCCGCCGCAGCGTGGAAGTGGGCGCGCGCGTCCAGCCCGGCCAGCAGCTCGCCGCCATCGTCCAGGACGACGTCTGGATCACCGCCAATTTCAAGGAAACCCAGTTGGCAGGCCTGCAGCCCGGCCAGTCGGTCCACGTGGTGATCGACGCCATGCCGAAGCACCCGCTGGTCGGGCGCATCGACAGCTTCTCGCCGGCGTCGGGCAACCAGTTCGCGCTGCTGCCGGCCGATAACGCCACCGGTAACTTCACCAAGATCGTCCAGCGCGTGCCGGTCAAGATCGTGCTGCGCGCGGAAGACGTCAAGGCCCTGCGCGGCCGCCTGGTGCCCGGCATGTCGGCACTGGCGGAAGTCGAACTTGGCCAGGCCGCTCCCGCCACCACGACCGCGACCGCACCGGCCGCTCCCGCAGCCCACTAA
- a CDS encoding LysR family transcriptional regulator, with translation MDKLRSMEIFTAVVDDGSFTAAAARFDMSAVMVGKHIRFLEERLGARLIARTTRRQSLTEIGEQYVEQCRSILAQVRAAESGAEAMRLAPRGRLRISAPVTFGSESLSPLLPGYLARHPEVSLDLELNDRLVDVVDDGYDAAIRIGELDDSGMIARRLRPYRMLICASPDYLARHGEPRVPADLADHECLDFMHWKKLVRWRLGDDDGGAPARASRFRSNNGQALKQAALAGFGIVMQAEVMLAQEVAAGRLVSLLEAHIPAPRTMHVMYPRDRQATPKLTTFVDFLLEHFGPQ, from the coding sequence ATGGACAAGCTGCGCAGCATGGAGATTTTTACCGCGGTGGTGGACGACGGCAGCTTCACCGCGGCCGCCGCGCGTTTCGATATGTCGGCCGTGATGGTCGGCAAGCACATCCGCTTCCTGGAGGAGCGCCTGGGCGCGCGCCTGATCGCGCGCACCACGCGGCGCCAGAGCCTGACCGAAATCGGCGAACAGTATGTGGAGCAGTGCCGCAGCATCCTGGCGCAGGTGCGCGCGGCCGAATCGGGAGCCGAAGCGATGCGCCTCGCCCCACGCGGACGCCTGCGCATCAGCGCGCCCGTCACCTTCGGCAGTGAATCGCTCTCGCCGCTGCTGCCAGGCTATCTGGCGCGGCATCCCGAAGTAAGCCTCGACCTGGAATTGAACGACCGCCTGGTCGATGTGGTGGACGATGGCTACGATGCGGCCATCCGCATCGGCGAACTGGATGATTCGGGCATGATCGCGCGCCGGCTGCGACCTTACCGCATGCTGATCTGCGCCTCGCCCGATTACCTTGCGCGCCACGGCGAGCCGCGCGTGCCGGCCGACCTGGCCGACCACGAGTGTCTGGACTTCATGCACTGGAAAAAACTGGTGCGCTGGCGCCTGGGCGACGATGACGGCGGTGCGCCGGCGCGGGCCAGCCGGTTCCGGTCGAACAATGGCCAGGCGCTGAAACAGGCGGCGCTGGCGGGCTTCGGGATTGTGATGCAGGCGGAGGTGATGCTGGCGCAGGAAGTGGCCGCGGGACGGCTGGTATCGCTCCTGGAAGCGCATATTCCGGCGCCGCGCACGATGCACGTCATGTATCCGCGCGACCGTCAGGCCACGCCGAAACTGACCACCTTCGTCGATTTTCTGCTGGAGCACTTCGGCCCGCAGTAG
- a CDS encoding zinc-ribbon domain containing protein, whose product MTSLNNTIPDGRPSTVPADTGLWSAQSQNSVPCQFGWVTHYTDKEYVCRTCGAPCIFTAQDQKYTYEVKKAYIDQERKLCRPCWNQSNAIAEQIKPYVTRWAAEKNGLQNDIAFLAEWLELLTERERNLSGRFDIAQKNVLIKLIRKAGAR is encoded by the coding sequence TTGACCTCGCTCAACAACACCATTCCCGATGGTCGCCCGTCAACCGTTCCCGCCGATACAGGACTCTGGTCCGCCCAAAGCCAAAACTCGGTTCCGTGCCAGTTTGGATGGGTCACGCATTACACCGACAAGGAATATGTCTGCCGGACCTGCGGCGCACCGTGCATTTTTACAGCGCAAGACCAGAAATATACGTACGAGGTAAAAAAGGCTTACATCGACCAGGAACGCAAACTGTGCAGGCCATGCTGGAACCAGTCGAATGCCATTGCAGAACAGATCAAGCCTTACGTGACACGGTGGGCGGCGGAAAAAAATGGGCTGCAAAATGACATTGCGTTTCTCGCGGAATGGCTGGAACTTCTGACTGAACGTGAGCGCAACCTTTCTGGACGTTTCGACATCGCCCAAAAGAACGTGTTGATCAAATTGATCCGCAAAGCGGGTGCCCGATAG
- a CDS encoding slipin family protein, translated as MINGFGFGIGTLVFLLLVLLAMSVRILREYERGVVFQLGRFWSVKGPGLILLIPVLQQMVRVDLRTIVLDVPKQDVISRDNVSVKVNAVLYFRVIDPERAIIQVANFLEATSQLTQTTLRSVLGKHELDDMLAERERLNIDIQQVLDAQTDAWGIKVANVEIKHVDLDESMVRAIARQAEAERERRAKVIHAEGELQASEKLMQAANVLSRQQGAMQLRYLQTLGTLASDKSNTIVFPLPLDMLGGLLERARDRPSAAAHSSPVSSPYS; from the coding sequence ATGATCAATGGATTCGGGTTCGGTATCGGCACGCTGGTATTCCTTCTGCTCGTGCTGCTGGCGATGTCGGTGCGCATCCTGCGCGAGTACGAACGGGGCGTGGTGTTCCAGCTGGGACGCTTCTGGTCGGTCAAGGGGCCGGGGCTGATCCTGCTCATTCCCGTGCTGCAGCAAATGGTGCGGGTGGACCTGCGCACCATCGTGCTCGACGTGCCCAAGCAGGACGTGATTTCGCGCGACAACGTGTCGGTCAAGGTCAACGCCGTGCTGTACTTCCGCGTGATCGATCCCGAGCGCGCCATTATCCAGGTGGCCAACTTTCTCGAAGCGACCAGCCAGCTGACGCAGACGACCTTGCGCTCCGTGCTGGGCAAGCATGAACTCGACGACATGCTGGCCGAGCGCGAACGGCTCAACATCGATATCCAGCAAGTGCTCGACGCCCAGACCGACGCCTGGGGCATCAAGGTGGCCAATGTCGAGATCAAGCATGTCGACCTGGACGAATCGATGGTGCGCGCCATTGCCCGCCAGGCGGAGGCGGAACGCGAGCGGCGCGCCAAGGTCATCCACGCGGAGGGGGAACTGCAGGCGTCGGAAAAATTGATGCAGGCGGCCAATGTGCTGTCCCGGCAGCAGGGCGCGATGCAGCTGCGCTATCTGCAAACCCTGGGCACCCTGGCCAGCGACAAGAGCAACACGATCGTCTTTCCGCTGCCGCTGGACATGCTGGGCGGGCTGCTCGAGCGTGCGCGGGACAGGCCGTCCGCCGCTGCGCACAGCAGTCCGGTCAGCAGCCCGTACAGTTAA
- a CDS encoding NfeD family protein yields MTHVWFGAADADAGPGLPSLPRVLIACATFLLLLMWPPAAAAPVAAAPAAVTVLTVNGAIGPATADYVARGLERAAQDRHQLVIFALDTPGGLDTSMRAVVKAILGARLPVAVYVAPSGARAASAGTFILMASHIAAMAPGTNLGAATPVQLGGPGSGGDDALPGPGSGERGGKAKDTTKDGPAGRAGKADPRASTPMERKQLNDAAAYIRALADLRGRNADWAERSVRDALSLPAADALNARVIDFVAADVAALLAQVDGRQVALRAGAVPDAVTHAVTDAVTLHTRGATLHHADPDWRARLLAVISDPSVALILMSIGIYGLLFEFMSPGAVAPGVVGGLCLLLGLYGLHLLPLNYAGLGLILLGLAFMVGEAFLPSFGVLGLGGMAAFVAGALILIDTDLPGYGVPAGVVVPLAIVSALLLAGMAGVALKTRRRAAAGGPNALVGSLAEVIGTSGTDTWANVNGETWRVAGSAALRPGQTVRVLARKGARLDVVPVNDVKQGE; encoded by the coding sequence ATGACGCATGTTTGGTTTGGCGCTGCGGATGCCGATGCGGGACCAGGGCTGCCGTCCCTGCCGCGCGTGCTGATCGCGTGCGCCACCTTTCTTTTGCTGCTCATGTGGCCGCCGGCCGCCGCCGCGCCGGTCGCAGCCGCGCCGGCGGCTGTCACCGTGCTCACGGTGAACGGCGCCATTGGCCCCGCCACTGCCGACTACGTGGCACGCGGCCTCGAGCGCGCCGCGCAAGACCGTCACCAGCTGGTCATTTTCGCGCTCGACACGCCGGGCGGGCTCGACACATCCATGCGCGCGGTGGTCAAGGCCATTCTCGGTGCGCGCCTGCCGGTGGCCGTCTACGTGGCGCCCTCGGGAGCGCGCGCGGCCAGCGCCGGCACCTTCATCCTCATGGCCAGCCACATCGCCGCCATGGCGCCCGGCACCAACCTGGGCGCCGCCACGCCCGTGCAACTGGGCGGCCCGGGCTCCGGGGGCGATGACGCGCTGCCGGGCCCGGGCAGCGGCGAGCGCGGCGGCAAGGCCAAGGACACCACCAAAGATGGTCCCGCCGGGCGCGCCGGCAAGGCCGACCCCCGTGCCTCCACGCCCATGGAACGCAAACAGCTCAACGACGCGGCCGCCTACATCCGCGCGCTGGCCGACCTGCGCGGACGCAACGCGGACTGGGCCGAGCGCTCGGTGCGCGATGCGCTCAGCCTGCCGGCGGCCGACGCCCTGAACGCGCGCGTGATCGACTTTGTGGCCGCCGATGTGGCGGCGCTGCTGGCGCAGGTCGACGGCAGGCAGGTCGCGCTGCGCGCGGGCGCCGTGCCGGACGCCGTAACGCACGCCGTAACGGACGCCGTGACCCTGCACACGCGCGGCGCTACGCTCCACCACGCCGATCCCGACTGGCGCGCGCGGCTGCTGGCCGTGATCTCCGATCCGTCGGTCGCGCTGATCCTGATGAGCATCGGCATTTATGGCCTGCTGTTCGAATTCATGAGTCCCGGCGCGGTCGCGCCCGGCGTGGTGGGCGGGCTGTGCCTGCTGCTGGGCCTGTACGGACTGCACCTGCTCCCCCTTAACTACGCCGGACTCGGCCTGATCCTGCTCGGCCTCGCCTTCATGGTGGGGGAGGCGTTCCTGCCCAGCTTCGGCGTGCTCGGCCTGGGCGGCATGGCGGCCTTCGTGGCCGGTGCGCTGATCCTGATCGATACCGACCTGCCCGGATACGGCGTGCCGGCCGGCGTGGTGGTGCCGCTGGCGATCGTCAGCGCGCTGCTGCTGGCGGGCATGGCGGGGGTGGCGCTCAAGACGCGCCGGCGCGCCGCGGCCGGCGGACCGAACGCGCTGGTCGGCAGCCTTGCCGAGGTCATCGGCACGAGCGGGACCGACACCTGGGCCAACGTCAACGGCGAAACCTGGCGCGTGGCCGGCAGCGCCGCGCTGCGGCCCGGGCAGACGGTGCGGGTGCTGGCGCGCAAGGGGGCGCGGCTGGACGTCGTCCCGGTTAACGATGTCAAACAAGGAGAATAA
- a CDS encoding BON domain-containing protein, which yields MKPIVATLLATALSVAFPSANAAETPAKSDTATYRTMTQKAAADYKAASAQCKDMSGNARSLCMEEAKVVRARADLAALTDYNNTLKGRTKARTELANADYSLAKIKCADTTGAEKDSCMSNARAVHTAALADVKADRNLQVASSGTTDTMSPVTRTTTTDATKSAAVDKCAQVAGSPNTGCLVDNNNRAAVTTTTTTGAVANRTEMAADTAAQRTANAVDNAADKTRAAGAAVAAKTERAIDTLADKTERAADNMANKTDRAADKSGAVMADSLITTKVKADIFKEPELKSMAIHVETEKGVVMLSGFVDSKADAEKAVRLAKSVEGVTSVKSAIKVK from the coding sequence ATGAAACCTATCGTCGCCACATTGCTTGCCACCGCCCTCAGTGTCGCTTTCCCCAGCGCCAATGCCGCCGAGACGCCCGCCAAGTCCGATACCGCGACCTACCGCACGATGACGCAAAAGGCCGCCGCCGATTACAAGGCAGCCTCGGCGCAGTGCAAGGACATGAGCGGCAACGCCCGCAGCCTGTGCATGGAAGAAGCGAAAGTCGTGCGCGCGCGCGCCGACCTGGCTGCGTTGACCGATTACAACAACACCCTCAAAGGCCGCACCAAGGCCCGCACCGAACTGGCTAACGCCGACTACTCGCTGGCCAAGATCAAGTGCGCCGACACCACCGGCGCCGAAAAAGACAGCTGCATGAGCAACGCCCGCGCGGTCCACACCGCGGCGCTGGCCGATGTCAAGGCCGACCGCAACCTGCAGGTCGCCAGCAGCGGCACCACCGATACCATGAGCCCGGTTACCCGCACCACCACCACCGATGCCACCAAGTCGGCGGCCGTGGACAAATGCGCCCAGGTAGCAGGCAGCCCGAACACCGGCTGCCTGGTCGATAACAACAACCGCGCCGCGGTCACCACGACCACCACCACCGGCGCCGTGGCCAACCGCACCGAAATGGCGGCCGACACCGCTGCCCAGCGCACCGCCAACGCGGTGGACAATGCCGCCGACAAGACCCGTGCCGCCGGCGCCGCCGTGGCTGCCAAGACCGAGCGCGCGATCGACACCCTGGCCGACAAAACCGAGCGCGCCGCCGACAACATGGCCAACAAGACCGACCGCGCAGCCGACAAATCGGGCGCCGTGATGGCCGATTCGCTCATCACCACCAAGGTCAAGGCCGACATCTTCAAGGAGCCTGAGCTGAAGTCCATGGCAATTCACGTGGAAACCGAAAAAGGCGTGGTCATGCTGAGCGGCTTCGTCGATTCCAAGGCTGATGCCGAGAAAGCCGTGCGCCTGGCCAAGAGCGTCGAAGGCGTCACTTCCGTCAAGAGCGCCATCAAGGTCAAGTAA
- a CDS encoding short chain dehydrogenase: protein MKIIVIGASGTIGKAVSSHLAARHEIVTVGSNSGEVRADIREIAQVRHLFEQVGKVDAVVVAAGAVHFGPLAELGPEQFQVGIASKLMGQVNVAQVAPAFLNDGGSITLISGIVAEQPIRYGASASIVNNAVEGFVRGAAIELPRGLRINAISPTVLEESLDAYGPYFYGFEAAPASRVALAYSRSVEGAQTGQVYRVW from the coding sequence ATGAAAATCATCGTGATCGGCGCCAGCGGCACCATCGGCAAGGCAGTTTCTTCCCATCTGGCCGCGCGCCACGAGATCGTGACCGTGGGGTCCAACAGCGGCGAGGTGCGCGCCGATATCCGCGAGATCGCCCAGGTGCGGCATCTGTTCGAGCAGGTCGGCAAGGTCGACGCCGTGGTGGTGGCCGCCGGGGCGGTGCATTTCGGACCGCTGGCCGAATTGGGACCGGAGCAGTTCCAGGTTGGCATCGCCAGCAAGTTGATGGGGCAGGTGAATGTGGCGCAAGTGGCGCCGGCATTCCTGAACGATGGCGGGTCGATCACCTTGATCAGCGGGATCGTGGCGGAGCAACCGATCCGGTACGGCGCGTCGGCCAGCATAGTGAATAACGCCGTGGAGGGGTTTGTGCGCGGCGCCGCCATCGAACTGCCGCGCGGCTTGCGCATCAATGCCATCAGCCCGACGGTGCTGGAAGAATCGCTGGATGCGTATGGCCCGTATTTTTACGGATTCGAGGCGGCGCCGGCCAGCCGCGTGGCGCTGGCGTACAGCCGCAGCGTGGAAGGCGCGCAGACGGGGCAGGTGTACCGCGTGTGGTAG